One segment of Nostoc flagelliforme CCNUN1 DNA contains the following:
- the hetF gene encoding cell division protein HetF, whose protein sequence is MTQEFHISVTPVGQNDYLVRTEQVAPGVPLAEELVTWPVADWLMAAGHLMNDPLKSVLQGDIFASAGQESNIARNSVNLVALGQQFYNALFQGTLRDSWITAQGIAQNHQQVLRLRLGLKDTRLARLPWEVMHAGDRPLATGPYVAFSRFQSGILGVSPLRSLRGTTPTQNMPTPLQQGGVKVLMVIASPSDQVRLDLQKQEAIKLQAELLRLPRIAENSNRFPEIELTVLDQPGREELTQALEQGRYHVLHYSGHSNLGSNGGEIYLASRRTGLTEILTGDDLAGLLVNNNIQMAVFNSCLGAYTAASDPSGDTGERNLAESLVKRGIRSVLAMSERIPDEVALTLTQLFYRNLSQGYPVDLCVSRVRQGLISAYGSHQMYWALPILYLQPEFDGFLSQETELSESAQPNQYNSPLGATSTMYSVMADDSEMPLGMEHMFPSGLARDSGLDWLGEDTWGDLVDEIEYDDPSYAEDCAIVSDLFRQLDNQKAPTELDQQISENSLQQSQVSEEMTSSQEEADLWGEAPTPPPPTPGNLEGNWQNSADFLRSQPPPPRPRTQRRKVWPIVGIVGISALAAAIGLNWWWHRPQQPNLPNIPVIPTQPLPIKKQQNIDLQTAETGIVTTTATEKLSQGDLRSGLLAVEELLNRGALTAAETALKLIPSKQADDPSVNFYKGRLAWQSIQTGDKNYSVDDARRYWETATKANPESLLYNNALGFAYYTEGNLNRGNDSWFKALNLALKEQNTDSTSTKTAVPQDALTSYAGLALGLYKSALSQSNGKQTQYLNEAIKLRQMVIKSDPVNFQVDKLAKNWLWTEKAIEDWRSLLQEKGEER, encoded by the coding sequence GTGACCCAGGAATTCCACATTTCGGTAACTCCTGTAGGGCAAAATGACTACTTGGTGCGGACGGAACAAGTCGCGCCTGGGGTACCATTGGCAGAAGAATTGGTGACTTGGCCTGTAGCTGATTGGTTGATGGCTGCTGGGCATTTGATGAATGATCCGTTGAAGTCGGTGTTGCAGGGAGATATATTCGCCTCTGCTGGGCAGGAAAGCAATATCGCCAGAAACTCTGTTAATTTGGTGGCGTTGGGTCAACAATTTTATAACGCCCTATTTCAAGGTACTCTCAGGGATAGTTGGATTACTGCCCAAGGTATTGCCCAGAACCATCAACAAGTACTACGCTTACGCTTAGGGCTAAAAGACACTAGGCTAGCTCGTCTGCCTTGGGAAGTGATGCACGCAGGCGATCGCCCTTTGGCTACTGGTCCTTATGTGGCTTTTTCTCGCTTCCAAAGTGGAATTTTGGGAGTTTCCCCTTTGCGATCCCTGCGGGGGACTACGCCTACGCAAAATATGCCCACACCACTACAACAAGGTGGTGTAAAAGTATTGATGGTAATTGCTTCCCCCTCAGATCAAGTCCGCCTTGACTTACAGAAACAGGAAGCTATCAAACTACAAGCAGAACTTCTCCGATTACCACGAATTGCTGAAAATAGCAATCGTTTCCCGGAAATTGAACTCACTGTATTAGATCAACCAGGACGAGAAGAACTGACGCAAGCTCTAGAACAAGGCAGATACCATGTTCTCCACTACTCTGGTCATAGTAACTTAGGTTCCAATGGCGGAGAAATTTATCTTGCTAGTCGCAGAACTGGCTTAACGGAAATCTTGACTGGGGACGATCTGGCTGGTTTGCTCGTCAACAATAACATCCAAATGGCAGTGTTTAACTCCTGCTTAGGGGCATACACAGCTGCATCCGATCCCTCTGGAGATACTGGCGAACGAAACCTGGCAGAAAGTCTGGTAAAGCGAGGAATTAGAAGCGTTTTGGCTATGTCAGAACGGATTCCTGATGAAGTGGCGTTGACGCTCACACAATTGTTTTACCGCAACTTGAGTCAGGGATATCCAGTAGATTTGTGCGTCAGTCGGGTGCGCCAAGGATTAATTTCTGCTTATGGTTCTCACCAGATGTACTGGGCATTACCGATTTTGTATCTCCAGCCAGAATTTGACGGTTTTCTGAGCCAGGAAACTGAGTTATCGGAAAGTGCACAGCCCAACCAGTATAATTCGCCTTTAGGGGCAACTTCTACAATGTACTCTGTTATGGCAGATGATAGCGAGATGCCTTTAGGAATGGAGCATATGTTTCCTTCTGGTTTGGCGCGTGATTCTGGGTTGGACTGGCTAGGTGAAGATACTTGGGGCGATCTTGTTGATGAAATTGAGTATGATGACCCAAGCTATGCAGAAGATTGTGCTATAGTTTCGGATTTATTTCGTCAGCTAGATAACCAAAAAGCTCCAACTGAACTGGATCAACAAATTTCAGAAAATAGTCTTCAGCAAAGCCAGGTTTCCGAAGAAATGACTTCTTCGCAAGAGGAAGCAGATTTGTGGGGAGAAGCCCCAACACCGCCGCCTCCAACTCCTGGAAACTTGGAAGGAAATTGGCAAAATTCTGCTGATTTTTTGCGTTCGCAACCACCGCCACCAAGACCTCGTACCCAACGCCGCAAGGTGTGGCCGATTGTGGGTATTGTGGGGATCAGTGCCTTAGCTGCTGCGATCGGTTTAAATTGGTGGTGGCATCGACCCCAGCAGCCAAATTTGCCTAATATACCAGTAATTCCCACCCAGCCTTTACCCATTAAAAAGCAGCAAAATATCGACTTACAGACAGCAGAGACTGGAATTGTCACCACCACGGCTACGGAAAAATTGAGCCAGGGCGACTTGCGAAGTGGGTTATTGGCTGTCGAAGAACTACTCAATCGTGGCGCACTGACTGCGGCTGAAACTGCCCTTAAACTGATTCCAAGTAAACAAGCTGACGATCCATCTGTCAATTTTTACAAGGGACGATTAGCGTGGCAGTCTATTCAAACTGGAGACAAAAACTATAGCGTCGATGATGCCCGCCGTTACTGGGAAACTGCTACAAAAGCTAACCCAGAATCGCTTTTGTATAATAACGCTTTGGGATTTGCTTACTACACTGAAGGCAATCTGAATCGAGGTAATGATTCTTGGTTCAAGGCTTTGAATTTAGCTCTCAAAGAGCAGAACACAGACTCAACATCTACAAAGACAGCAGTGCCTCAAGATGCTTTAACTTCTTATGCTGGTTTAGCTCTCGGACTGTATAAATCTGCACTGAGTCAATCTAATGGTAAGCAGACACAATATTTGAATGAAGCGATAAAGCTGCGGCAAATGGTAATCAAGTCTGATCCAGTCAATTTCCAGGTAGATAAATTAGCTAAAAATTGGCTGTGGACAGAGAAGGCGATTGAAGATTGGCGATCGCTCCTTCAGGAGAAAGGTGAAGAACGGTAG
- a CDS encoding P-II family nitrogen regulator, which translates to MKKVEAIIRPFKLDEVKIALVNAGIVGMTVSEVRGFGRQKGQTERYRGSEYTVEFLQKLKVEIVVDDNQVDMVVDKIIAAARTGEIGDGKIFISPVEQVIRIRTGEKNTEAV; encoded by the coding sequence ATGAAAAAAGTAGAAGCTATTATCCGCCCATTTAAGCTAGATGAGGTAAAAATTGCCTTGGTTAACGCTGGTATTGTCGGCATGACTGTTTCTGAAGTCCGGGGATTCGGACGGCAGAAAGGCCAAACTGAACGGTATCGCGGTTCTGAGTACACCGTTGAGTTTCTACAAAAACTCAAAGTGGAAATCGTCGTTGATGACAATCAAGTTGATATGGTGGTGGACAAAATTATTGCTGCTGCCCGCACTGGTGAAATCGGCGATGGTAAAATTTTCATCTCGCCTGTTGAGCAAGTGATTCGGATTCGCACCGGCGAAAAGAACACAGAAGCAGTTTAA
- the rdgB gene encoding RdgB/HAM1 family non-canonical purine NTP pyrophosphatase: MTKLLVVATGNPGKLREMQAYLKNSGWELTLKPEDLEIEETGETFAANACLKASQIAKATGNWAIADDSGLQVDALNGAPGVYSARYAKTDSERIARLLRELDNEVNRQAQFVCAVAIARPHGAIVLQSEGICRGEILRAPRGNGGFGYDPIFYVQELQLTFAEMTRELKGSISHRGKAFTALLPQLEKIKS; encoded by the coding sequence ATGACCAAATTACTCGTAGTAGCTACAGGAAATCCAGGTAAGTTGCGGGAAATGCAAGCTTATCTGAAAAATTCTGGTTGGGAATTAACCCTCAAACCTGAAGATTTGGAAATCGAAGAGACAGGCGAAACCTTTGCCGCCAACGCTTGTCTAAAAGCATCACAAATTGCTAAAGCTACAGGAAATTGGGCAATTGCTGATGATTCGGGCTTGCAAGTAGATGCTCTAAATGGCGCACCAGGGGTTTATTCTGCACGTTACGCCAAAACCGACTCAGAACGCATTGCTAGGCTATTGAGAGAATTAGATAACGAGGTAAATCGACAAGCTCAATTTGTTTGTGCAGTAGCGATCGCTCGTCCTCATGGTGCGATCGTATTACAATCTGAAGGTATTTGTCGCGGCGAAATTCTCCGTGCACCGCGTGGTAATGGTGGTTTCGGCTATGATCCAATTTTTTATGTGCAAGAGTTGCAATTAACCTTTGCTGAGATGACACGGGAGTTAAAAGGATCAATTAGCCATAGAGGCAAGGCTTTTACAGCTTTACTTCCACAGCTAGAGAAAATTAAGAGTTAG
- a CDS encoding choice-of-anchor D domain-containing protein: MAGKTYYVSGTGSDKNDGLNQGEAFRTLQKAADLVAAGDTVYVMNGTYTNIYPNILSISDKHGTANAPITFTAYPGHTPVLEASTNNWNAISITGSSYVVIEGLTLVGARDETTLEYALEHKDNLSNPATSGNGIHITFTDDDQKIRSHHITISNNNVSKFPGNGIATEEVDYITVKNNIVSGNAWYSPYGNQGITMLHLWNSDKNVTDYKVIIEGNTSFDNKQLVPWVQAGKVTEGHGIMLDTASVGNVAYQGKALISNNVVYNNGGAGIQIFKGENPVDIVNNTTYQNSQELSVGEIFLNSAKNVRVVNNIMYAKSGESASSIANSSNYSFDNNLAYNGALKGAGSGNVLNKDPLFVNPANHDFRLLPGSPAIDGGSNAFNSITKNTPLDGDGDGSVLIDIGAYEAPTNKTPSPEIQVLDGTVDIADNSTTPINFGEVIAGSTVTKTFTIKNTGIAPLSLSNLKLPDGFSLVGTLPSTVAAKTSANITVALNTTTGATYTGSFSLTNNDSNESPFNFVISGKVNAPEIEVVNNKVDIVDGSTTAIDFGDAAFSSTVFETFTIKNTGKAPLNLTNLTLPDGFSLVGTLPATLAVNNWASLTVELNTKTPGIYAGRFSLSNNDPDESLFDFAIRGKVQPAPAPEIQVLNGTVDIADGSTTPIDFGNVTFGSTATKTFTIKNIGTATLNLGNLTLPDGFSLVGTRPYSLAAKDSTNITVALNTNIPTPGTYAGSFSLTNNDSDESPFNFAIKGTVKPALATEIYLLNGTDSSEYLKGHAPANKIYGFGANDNIVGNVENDQLLGGDGNDTLWGNEGNDLLYGDSGNDRLLGDNANDTLFGGIGDDQLLGGAGNDWLSGGNSKDVLTGGYGADTFVLALDEGTDSITDFEIGKDKLALSGSLQFGQLLIQQHGSIAFIMDSSDNQVLAKLDNVTASILVAQPSNFITI, encoded by the coding sequence ATGGCTGGCAAAACATATTACGTTTCTGGAACAGGTAGTGATAAGAATGATGGCTTGAACCAAGGAGAGGCATTTCGCACCCTCCAAAAAGCTGCGGACTTAGTAGCCGCAGGTGATACCGTCTACGTCATGAATGGTACCTACACAAACATTTACCCTAATATCCTGAGTATTTCAGATAAGCATGGTACCGCTAATGCGCCGATCACATTTACTGCTTATCCTGGACACACACCTGTTTTAGAAGCAAGCACAAACAATTGGAATGCTATCTCAATTACAGGCTCTTCTTATGTAGTCATTGAAGGGCTGACGCTGGTGGGAGCACGAGATGAAACTACATTAGAATATGCGCTCGAGCATAAAGATAATTTGAGTAACCCAGCAACATCTGGGAATGGTATTCACATTACATTCACCGATGACGACCAAAAGATCCGTTCACATCACATCACAATTAGCAATAACAACGTTTCTAAGTTTCCAGGAAACGGGATTGCAACAGAAGAAGTAGACTACATTACAGTAAAAAACAATATTGTTTCTGGAAATGCTTGGTACTCACCTTATGGAAACCAAGGGATTACAATGCTTCACCTTTGGAATTCCGATAAAAACGTAACAGATTACAAAGTAATTATTGAAGGTAACACCTCTTTTGATAATAAACAATTAGTTCCTTGGGTTCAAGCAGGAAAAGTAACAGAGGGTCATGGAATAATGCTTGACACTGCTTCTGTTGGAAATGTTGCATACCAGGGCAAAGCCTTAATCAGTAATAACGTAGTTTACAACAATGGTGGCGCAGGTATTCAGATTTTCAAAGGAGAAAACCCTGTAGACATTGTGAATAATACAACTTACCAAAACTCACAAGAACTCTCAGTCGGAGAAATTTTCCTTAACAGTGCTAAAAATGTTCGGGTTGTTAACAATATTATGTATGCAAAGTCCGGAGAGTCTGCCAGTTCTATTGCTAATTCTAGTAATTATTCATTTGATAACAACCTTGCTTACAACGGAGCTCTTAAAGGTGCAGGATCAGGAAATGTATTAAACAAAGACCCATTGTTTGTTAATCCAGCGAATCATGACTTTAGGCTACTACCTGGAAGTCCTGCAATTGATGGTGGTTCCAATGCTTTCAATAGCATCACTAAGAACACTCCCCTAGATGGCGATGGCGACGGCAGTGTATTGATTGATATTGGCGCATACGAAGCCCCCACCAATAAGACTCCTAGCCCGGAAATTCAAGTTCTTGATGGCACAGTTGACATTGCAGATAACAGCACTACCCCGATTAACTTTGGCGAGGTCATTGCTGGCAGCACCGTGACCAAAACTTTTACCATTAAGAACACAGGTATAGCTCCACTCAGCCTGAGTAATCTCAAACTCCCCGACGGCTTTAGTTTGGTAGGAACTCTTCCATCTACTGTGGCTGCCAAGACTTCGGCGAATATAACAGTGGCACTAAATACCACCACTGGCGCAACCTACACTGGTAGCTTCAGTTTAACCAACAACGATAGTAACGAAAGCCCCTTTAACTTTGTTATTAGTGGTAAAGTTAATGCTCCCGAAATTGAAGTTGTCAATAACAAAGTTGACATTGTAGATGGCAGCACCACTGCAATTGACTTTGGCGACGCCGCTTTCAGCAGCACCGTATTTGAAACTTTTACCATTAAGAACACGGGTAAAGCTCCACTCAACCTGACTAATCTTACACTTCCCGACGGCTTTAGTTTGGTAGGAACTCTTCCAGCTACCTTGGCAGTCAATAATTGGGCGAGTCTAACGGTGGAACTCAATACAAAAACACCTGGAATCTATGCTGGCAGGTTCAGTTTGAGCAATAACGATCCTGACGAAAGCCTCTTTGATTTTGCCATTAGGGGTAAAGTTCAGCCCGCTCCTGCCCCGGAAATTCAAGTTCTCAACGGTACAGTTGACATTGCAGATGGCAGCACTACTCCCATTGACTTTGGCAACGTCACTTTCGGCAGCACCGCTACCAAAACTTTCACCATTAAGAACATCGGTACAGCTACGCTCAACCTAGGTAATCTTACACTTCCCGACGGCTTTAGTTTGGTAGGAACTCGTCCATATAGCTTGGCTGCCAAGGATTCGACGAATATAACAGTGGCACTCAATACAAATATACCTACACCTGGAACCTATGCTGGCAGTTTCAGTTTGACCAACAACGATAGTGACGAAAGCCCCTTTAACTTTGCCATCAAAGGCACAGTTAAACCCGCTCTTGCTACTGAAATTTATCTTCTCAATGGCACTGATAGTTCTGAGTACTTAAAAGGCCATGCCCCAGCCAACAAGATTTATGGGTTTGGCGCTAACGACAACATTGTAGGTAATGTAGAAAATGACCAACTTTTGGGAGGCGACGGAAACGATACTCTCTGGGGAAATGAAGGTAATGACCTGCTCTATGGCGATAGCGGCAATGACAGGCTTTTGGGTGATAACGCTAACGATACGCTATTTGGTGGTATCGGCGATGACCAACTATTAGGGGGCGCAGGCAATGACTGGCTTTCTGGGGGCAATAGCAAAGATGTACTTACAGGGGGCTATGGGGCTGACACCTTTGTATTGGCTTTAGATGAGGGCACGGACTCCATTACTGACTTTGAAATAGGTAAGGACAAGCTTGCGTTGTCAGGTAGTCTCCAGTTTGGTCAATTGTTGATACAGCAACATGGAAGTATTGCCTTCATTATGGATAGTTCTGATAATCAAGTGTTGGCGAAGTTGGATAATGTCACTGCAAGTATACTTGTTGCTCAACCTTCCAATTTCATCACTATTTAG
- a CDS encoding S8 family peptidase, whose amino-acid sequence MRKLILLCLFVIGLGSAIFGFLNFQGLAAKGEFETILLDFREDIPSLVLEQDLQAIAKQYNVTPQLDNKFSKKDNVYIIKGDRERLKELKKSQFAQATEFIEPNYIYSKIPQPGQAAWLAEFLRPQADDDETSPSLTGPNDQYYSKQWNLHKIGIEGAWSQTKGSGITVAVIDTGITKVRDLYETKFVKGYDFVNDREEAKDDNGHGTHVAGTIAQATNNKYGVAGIAYEASLMPLKVLSSYGGGTVADIAEAIKFAADKGADVINMSLGGGGESQLMKEAIEYAHRKGVVIIAAAGNENANGASYPARYPYVIGVSAIGPDGERAPYSNFGAGVDISAPGGSEAGKILQETIDEKGEGVFLGFQGTSMASPHVAGVAALIKAAGIKEPDEVLKVLKQSARVIQDDGLNYYGAGQLNAEAAVKLAFSGQISFPDFFRWLRDNGYLNPGFWIDGGAIALLPKILMVVGSYLLAWFLRVYFPFSWSWSLSSGLIAGSSGLFFLKGIYIFDLPQWPFRVLGSSIPELGNTLQGTDALNALFASVLIPIVLMALLLGHPSWRWFAIGSTLGVAACLTVSAFLNPAVLGLGSGHIARLFLIANALICYGLARLALKNEEKIA is encoded by the coding sequence ATGAGAAAACTTATATTATTGTGCTTGTTTGTCATTGGGCTGGGATCTGCCATATTTGGTTTCCTGAATTTCCAGGGATTGGCAGCTAAAGGAGAGTTTGAGACGATTTTGCTTGATTTTCGGGAAGATATTCCATCACTTGTGTTGGAACAGGATCTGCAAGCGATCGCCAAACAATACAACGTTACACCCCAATTAGACAACAAGTTTTCCAAAAAAGATAATGTCTATATTATCAAGGGCGATCGCGAACGGCTCAAAGAACTGAAAAAATCTCAGTTTGCCCAAGCTACAGAATTCATTGAACCAAACTATATCTACAGCAAGATTCCACAACCCGGACAAGCAGCTTGGCTGGCAGAATTTTTGAGACCCCAAGCAGATGATGATGAGACAAGCCCCTCATTAACTGGCCCCAATGACCAATATTACAGCAAGCAGTGGAACTTGCACAAAATTGGTATTGAAGGCGCATGGAGTCAAACCAAAGGCAGTGGCATCACAGTTGCAGTAATTGACACCGGGATTACTAAGGTGCGCGACTTGTATGAGACAAAATTCGTCAAAGGCTATGATTTCGTTAACGACCGAGAAGAAGCCAAAGACGATAATGGTCATGGTACCCATGTTGCCGGAACTATTGCCCAAGCCACAAATAACAAATATGGCGTAGCTGGAATTGCTTACGAAGCCAGTCTGATGCCGTTGAAGGTACTGAGTTCATACGGTGGCGGTACTGTTGCCGATATTGCCGAAGCGATTAAATTTGCTGCTGATAAAGGCGCAGATGTGATTAATATGAGCTTAGGCGGTGGCGGTGAAAGCCAGTTAATGAAAGAAGCGATCGAGTATGCCCATAGAAAAGGCGTAGTTATCATTGCCGCAGCAGGAAATGAAAACGCCAATGGGGCAAGCTATCCAGCCCGCTATCCTTACGTCATCGGCGTTTCCGCAATTGGCCCAGATGGCGAAAGAGCGCCCTATTCTAACTTTGGTGCTGGGGTAGATATCTCTGCTCCTGGTGGTAGTGAAGCTGGTAAGATTCTGCAAGAAACTATTGACGAAAAGGGCGAAGGGGTATTTCTGGGCTTCCAGGGTACAAGTATGGCTTCTCCCCACGTTGCTGGTGTTGCGGCATTAATCAAAGCTGCTGGCATCAAAGAACCAGATGAAGTCTTAAAAGTCCTTAAACAGTCAGCGCGAGTTATCCAGGATGATGGTTTGAACTATTATGGCGCTGGACAACTCAATGCAGAAGCAGCAGTCAAACTAGCCTTTAGCGGACAAATCAGTTTTCCAGATTTCTTTCGATGGTTACGGGATAACGGCTATCTTAACCCCGGCTTTTGGATTGATGGTGGTGCGATCGCACTGTTACCCAAGATTTTAATGGTAGTTGGTTCCTATCTGCTGGCTTGGTTTTTACGGGTTTACTTCCCCTTCAGTTGGAGTTGGTCTTTATCTAGTGGACTAATCGCTGGTAGTTCTGGGTTATTCTTCCTCAAAGGAATCTATATTTTTGATCTTCCCCAATGGCCTTTCCGGGTTTTGGGCAGTTCAATTCCCGAGCTAGGCAATACTCTCCAAGGAACCGATGCATTGAATGCCCTATTTGCTAGCGTACTGATTCCCATTGTGTTAATGGCATTGCTGCTGGGACATCCTAGTTGGAGATGGTTTGCCATTGGTTCAACATTAGGTGTCGCAGCCTGCCTGACGGTAAGTGCATTTTTAAATCCAGCAGTTTTGGGTTTGGGAAGTGGTCACATAGCACGCCTGTTCCTCATCGCCAATGCCCTAATCTGTTATGGACTTGCTCGTTTAGCATTGAAAAATGAAGAAAAAATAGCATAA
- a CDS encoding thioredoxin family protein, with product MSLAVIKFSSEECGICHKMSFYDKKVAEELGLEFIDVKMQDTAAYRKYRKILLTQYPDKSEMGWPTYIICNSPEGEFQIVGEVKGGHPKGEFRSRLQEVLNSTASQN from the coding sequence ATGAGTTTAGCTGTAATTAAGTTCTCTTCAGAAGAGTGCGGCATTTGCCACAAAATGTCTTTTTATGACAAAAAAGTGGCTGAAGAACTGGGTTTAGAATTTATCGATGTCAAAATGCAGGATACGGCTGCTTACCGCAAGTATCGCAAGATTTTATTAACTCAGTATCCCGATAAATCAGAAATGGGATGGCCTACTTACATCATCTGCAATTCTCCAGAAGGGGAATTTCAAATTGTGGGTGAAGTAAAAGGAGGTCATCCCAAAGGGGAATTTAGAAGCCGTCTTCAAGAGGTTCTGAATTCCACAGCTAGTCAGAACTAA
- the thiD gene encoding bifunctional hydroxymethylpyrimidine kinase/phosphomethylpyrimidine kinase — protein MNTEINPRIPVALTIAGSDSGGGAGIQADLRTFAFHCVHGTSAITCVTAQNTLGVNRVDAMPTEAVVAQIQAVLEDIGVQAAKTGMLLNQEIIFAVAQQVEALQIDNLVVDPVMVSRTGAQLIDDDAVKTLCHALIPKAVVITPNRYEAQILSGLQINSLEDMQAAAEIIHKTLRTKAVLVKGGGMQGDLRGVDIWFDGDKLEVLTCQQVETKNTHGTGCTLSAAIAANLAKGKDLWQAVQEAKEYVTTALTYALDIGEGQGPVGHFFPLLRN, from the coding sequence ATGAACACTGAAATAAACCCCAGAATACCCGTTGCTTTAACCATTGCTGGCTCAGATAGCGGTGGTGGTGCAGGAATTCAAGCTGATTTACGTACCTTTGCTTTTCACTGTGTCCACGGTACTAGCGCTATAACCTGCGTCACGGCACAAAACACTTTAGGAGTTAATAGGGTTGATGCCATGCCAACAGAGGCTGTTGTGGCGCAAATTCAAGCGGTATTAGAGGATATTGGTGTACAAGCTGCCAAAACGGGAATGTTGCTTAATCAGGAAATTATCTTTGCTGTTGCCCAGCAGGTGGAAGCTTTACAAATCGATAATTTAGTAGTTGATCCAGTAATGGTGTCACGTACAGGGGCGCAATTGATTGATGATGATGCTGTGAAGACTCTATGCCATGCCCTGATTCCCAAAGCGGTTGTGATCACGCCGAATCGCTACGAAGCCCAGATTTTAAGCGGTTTACAAATTAACTCTTTGGAGGATATGCAAGCCGCTGCTGAAATTATTCACAAGACTTTACGGACAAAGGCTGTTTTAGTCAAGGGCGGAGGTATGCAGGGAGATTTACGTGGTGTTGATATCTGGTTTGATGGGGACAAGTTGGAAGTTTTGACTTGCCAGCAGGTAGAGACAAAAAATACCCACGGTACTGGTTGTACACTATCGGCTGCGATCGCTGCTAATCTGGCCAAGGGAAAAGACTTGTGGCAAGCAGTGCAAGAGGCAAAGGAGTATGTGACTACTGCACTCACTTACGCCCTAGATATTGGTGAAGGGCAAGGCCCTGTAGGACATTTCTTCCCGTTGTTACGAAATTAA